The following proteins are encoded in a genomic region of Pseudorca crassidens isolate mPseCra1 chromosome 5, mPseCra1.hap1, whole genome shotgun sequence:
- the VPS26C gene encoding vacuolar protein sorting-associated protein 26C isoform X2, with the protein MGTVLDIKVKRANKVYHAGEMLSGVVVVSGKDSVQHQGVSLTVEGTVNLQLSAKSVGVFEAFYNSVKPIQIINSTIEMVKPGKFPSGRTEIPFEFPLHVKGNRVLYETYHGVFVNIQYTLRCDMRRSLLAKDLTKTCEFIVHSAPQKRKLTPSPVAFTVTPETLQNVKERALLPKFLIRGHLNSTNCVITQPLTGELVVESSEAAIKSIELQLVRVETCGCAEGYARDATEIQNIQIADGDVCRGLSVPIYMVFPRLFTCPTLETTNFKVGGQRGLGR; encoded by the exons gaaatGCTCTCCGGGGTGGTGGTCGTATCTGGGAAGGATTCGGTCCAGCACCAGGGAGTCTCCTTGACAGTGGAAGGAACCGTGAACCTCCAACTCAGTGCCAAGAGTGTGGGTGTGTTCGAAGCATTCTATAATTCTGTTAAG CCCATCCAGATTATCAACAGCACCATCGAAATGGTGAAACCAGGTAAATTTCCCAGCGGCAGAACAGAAATTCCTTTCGAATTTCCCCTGCATGTGAAGGGTAACAGAGTCCTGTATGAGACTTACCACGGCGTGTTTGTCAACATCCAG TATACCCTGCGCTGTGACATGAGGCGGTCCCTGCTGGCCAAGGACTTGACCAAGACCTGTGAATTCATCGTCCACTCTGCT CCTCAGAAGCGGAAACTGACTCCGAGTCCCGTGGCCTTCACTGTCACGCCTGAAACCTTACAGAATGTCAAAGAG aGAGCCCTGCTCCCCAAATTTCTCATCAGAGGACATCTCAACTCGACCAACTGTGTTATCACACAGCCACTAACGGGAGAGCTGGTGGTGGAGAGCTCGGAGGCCGCCATCAAAAGCATCGAGCTGCAGCTGGTGCGCGTGGAGACCTGCG GCTGTGCAGAAGGGTACGCCCGCGATGCCACAGAGATTCAGAACATTCAGATCGCCGACGGGGACGTGTGTCGGGGCCTCTCTGTCCCCATATACATGGTCTTCCCCCGGCTCTTCACCTGCCCGACACTGGAGACCACCAACTTCAAAGTGG ggggaCAGCGTGGGCTGGGTAGGTGA
- the VPS26C gene encoding vacuolar protein sorting-associated protein 26C isoform X3, whose protein sequence is MLSGVVVVSGKDSVQHQGVSLTVEGTVNLQLSAKSVGVFEAFYNSVKPIQIINSTIEMVKPGKFPSGRTEIPFEFPLHVKGNRVLYETYHGVFVNIQYTLRCDMRRSLLAKDLTKTCEFIVHSAPQKRKLTPSPVAFTVTPETLQNVKERALLPKFLIRGHLNSTNCVITQPLTGELVVESSEAAIKSIELQLVRVETCGCAEGYARDATEIQNIQIADGDVCRGLSVPIYMVFPRLFTCPTLETTNFKVEFEVNIVVLLHPEHLITENFPLKLCRM, encoded by the exons atGCTCTCCGGGGTGGTGGTCGTATCTGGGAAGGATTCGGTCCAGCACCAGGGAGTCTCCTTGACAGTGGAAGGAACCGTGAACCTCCAACTCAGTGCCAAGAGTGTGGGTGTGTTCGAAGCATTCTATAATTCTGTTAAG CCCATCCAGATTATCAACAGCACCATCGAAATGGTGAAACCAGGTAAATTTCCCAGCGGCAGAACAGAAATTCCTTTCGAATTTCCCCTGCATGTGAAGGGTAACAGAGTCCTGTATGAGACTTACCACGGCGTGTTTGTCAACATCCAG TATACCCTGCGCTGTGACATGAGGCGGTCCCTGCTGGCCAAGGACTTGACCAAGACCTGTGAATTCATCGTCCACTCTGCT CCTCAGAAGCGGAAACTGACTCCGAGTCCCGTGGCCTTCACTGTCACGCCTGAAACCTTACAGAATGTCAAAGAG aGAGCCCTGCTCCCCAAATTTCTCATCAGAGGACATCTCAACTCGACCAACTGTGTTATCACACAGCCACTAACGGGAGAGCTGGTGGTGGAGAGCTCGGAGGCCGCCATCAAAAGCATCGAGCTGCAGCTGGTGCGCGTGGAGACCTGCG GCTGTGCAGAAGGGTACGCCCGCGATGCCACAGAGATTCAGAACATTCAGATCGCCGACGGGGACGTGTGTCGGGGCCTCTCTGTCCCCATATACATGGTCTTCCCCCGGCTCTTCACCTGCCCGACACTGGAGACCACCAACTTCAAAGTGG AGTTCGAGGTGAACATCGTTGTGCTGCTTCACCCTGAGCACCTCATCACAGAGAACTTCCCGCTGAAGCTCTGCAGGATGTAG
- the VPS26C gene encoding vacuolar protein sorting-associated protein 26C isoform X1 has protein sequence MGTVLDIKVKRANKVYHAGEMLSGVVVVSGKDSVQHQGVSLTVEGTVNLQLSAKSVGVFEAFYNSVKPIQIINSTIEMVKPGKFPSGRTEIPFEFPLHVKGNRVLYETYHGVFVNIQYTLRCDMRRSLLAKDLTKTCEFIVHSAPQKRKLTPSPVAFTVTPETLQNVKERALLPKFLIRGHLNSTNCVITQPLTGELVVESSEAAIKSIELQLVRVETCGCAEGYARDATEIQNIQIADGDVCRGLSVPIYMVFPRLFTCPTLETTNFKVEFEVNIVVLLHPEHLITENFPLKLCRM, from the exons gaaatGCTCTCCGGGGTGGTGGTCGTATCTGGGAAGGATTCGGTCCAGCACCAGGGAGTCTCCTTGACAGTGGAAGGAACCGTGAACCTCCAACTCAGTGCCAAGAGTGTGGGTGTGTTCGAAGCATTCTATAATTCTGTTAAG CCCATCCAGATTATCAACAGCACCATCGAAATGGTGAAACCAGGTAAATTTCCCAGCGGCAGAACAGAAATTCCTTTCGAATTTCCCCTGCATGTGAAGGGTAACAGAGTCCTGTATGAGACTTACCACGGCGTGTTTGTCAACATCCAG TATACCCTGCGCTGTGACATGAGGCGGTCCCTGCTGGCCAAGGACTTGACCAAGACCTGTGAATTCATCGTCCACTCTGCT CCTCAGAAGCGGAAACTGACTCCGAGTCCCGTGGCCTTCACTGTCACGCCTGAAACCTTACAGAATGTCAAAGAG aGAGCCCTGCTCCCCAAATTTCTCATCAGAGGACATCTCAACTCGACCAACTGTGTTATCACACAGCCACTAACGGGAGAGCTGGTGGTGGAGAGCTCGGAGGCCGCCATCAAAAGCATCGAGCTGCAGCTGGTGCGCGTGGAGACCTGCG GCTGTGCAGAAGGGTACGCCCGCGATGCCACAGAGATTCAGAACATTCAGATCGCCGACGGGGACGTGTGTCGGGGCCTCTCTGTCCCCATATACATGGTCTTCCCCCGGCTCTTCACCTGCCCGACACTGGAGACCACCAACTTCAAAGTGG AGTTCGAGGTGAACATCGTTGTGCTGCTTCACCCTGAGCACCTCATCACAGAGAACTTCCCGCTGAAGCTCTGCAGGATGTAG